A window from Salmo trutta unplaced genomic scaffold, fSalTru1.1, whole genome shotgun sequence encodes these proteins:
- the LOC115186284 gene encoding uncharacterized protein LOC115186284 → MERTGDNITELRDNTTIQRERLTSVTTTHFSTLTFTPSAQHHTTKVTCQVTFKGNITTEETVTLNVTQEVSKDILAMLLNPPLIAAFAIGAAFSATICCIFLCLTGKCKRRKERIPKDSDSKSPLTNLEMVACEDQQTDAGRAVRGEQTPLQVVLMEGAENTGPQTSGAAGNSAKGEEPKDVHYATINYSQLKKTSEEAEKKTTTTESEYAKIKRE, encoded by the exons atggagaggacaggagacaaCATCACTGAGCTCAGAGATAACACCACTATACAAAGAGAGAGGCTGACCAGCGTCACTACAACCCACTTCTCAACTTTGACCTTCACACCTTCAGCTCAGCACCACACCACCAAGGTCACGTGCCAAGTGACATTCAAAGGGAACATCACCACTGAGGAGACAGTGACTTTGAATGTGACTC AGGAAGTATCTAAAGACATCTTGGCTATGCTGTTGAACCCACCACTGATTGCTGCATTTGCGATTGGTGCAGCCTTCTCAGCCACCATCTGTTGTATCTTCCTGTGTTTGACAGGGAAATGTAAAAG ACGCAAAGAGAGGATCCCAAAGGACTCAGACTCCAAAAGCCCTTTAACGAACCTGGAGATGGTGGCATGTGAAGACCAACAG ACGGATGCAGGACGGGCTGTGCGGGGCGAACAGACCCCTCTACAGGTGGTGCTGATGGAGGGGGCTGAAAACACAGGACCCCAGACCAGTGGAGCTGCAGGAAACTCTGCCAAAGGGGAAGAACCAAAAGATGTGCACTACGCCACTATCAACTACTCCCAACTGAAGAAGACTTCTGAGGAGGCAGAAAAGAAGACCACCACAACAGAGTCAGAGTACGCCAAAATCAAACGAGAATAA